In the Arcobacter arenosus genome, one interval contains:
- a CDS encoding winged helix-turn-helix domain-containing protein, which yields MKSKIKIWIEDDNDNLIFGGGKTQILELIDETGSISEASKRAGMNYKKAWSHIKILQKYIDDELVIVQKGRNSGGTKLTPKAKELVENFKKLKEDIKAFSDERFTQLFLNEKMINCVKED from the coding sequence GTGAAGTCAAAAATTAAAATCTGGATTGAAGATGATAATGACAATCTAATATTTGGTGGTGGAAAAACACAAATTTTAGAACTTATTGATGAAACTGGTTCAATTTCAGAAGCATCAAAAAGAGCGGGTATGAATTATAAAAAAGCATGGAGTCATATAAAAATACTTCAAAAGTATATTGATGATGAGCTTGTTATTGTACAAAAAGGTAGAAATAGTGGTGGTACAAAGTTAACACCAAAAGCAAAAGAGTTAGTTGAGAATTTCAAAAAATTAAAAGAAGATATCAAAGCTTTTAGTGATGAAAGATTTACCCAACTTTTTTTAAATGAAAAAATGATTAATTGTGTTAAGGAAGATTAG